The Bombus vancouverensis nearcticus chromosome 2, iyBomVanc1_principal, whole genome shotgun sequence genome window below encodes:
- the LOC117162162 gene encoding uncharacterized protein LOC117162162 isoform X2, giving the protein MRSSSKKEDTNAKKKYVFFTDPDIIVQRAETSAAQQDYITKQLSKDKPPHVPLQFDLKSLENLSYHSVQPYPFTFISALKRKLALNDGSEVYRKTHELNNKNAIKSPTILESNSVQNLHEVVQKMDFIRPLKAPDLKISAKKLDFSNRENCASKELISPKFETPTKEFHERGEKPTKSFERVQRRLDFSTSDVSSTINSEVEPLKVPNISISSNLSKKKECIRENSREKENRSKRIRKDESSFSKQDDTVQDFLRRSRSPRHASRKDFSNNVSENTLGIKLKNDRLSFHIPRESDFVPTKPRPKNFATSTAKKVNDKKHRSINTRSLKTRDISLESKNRSYSNESLSERSSKLSDKVTVRESKNMFENFDYKHKDDLHTLKQIDDQKYMFSSESRQVQQHKITCQSQGKTGNVFFKEQSKRFEKVKPSTSKIDGKMYIINSKESESIESVTDSNISVRTQSPITVSTQQMRNKNSEKVAQSINISKSNKATEDSKYTDDSLTQCTSVNTKKEEESFTQSIATTVKQTSNSNESNLNNSILSSALLDPRRISFRDENRSQQEDFCDLITPDMNLMPRSKRKRQFMQNNNIEADFKCSKHNIAKTETEPENISLLHPTALHMQFQAELHLLDSFNESLRQVMDVEKCLYNVKHDQEKELPLQHNQSNDQIKSHFSKSMDERNIDDMEHCNEISRSQKHVATDKAFPTHKVHHITSQTMGNEFDNVNKVTKPVVKAVEVQTQTVNDMATQTDIRPTRRNVQNRCSEICGIPYEQEFIGDSEVPHLSLDSVEQFEDLDQIEEISLPSKLRTMSEISLHETTSSIRTETGTEISISTRDLTCSFNKYLDLEIAQLIKDEKQRYDKIEMLFKSREKTLNDRTKKLVKLEEQKRALKDTGQDSRVSSVKKKQRALLLKLQQEKDEMNRLKELHKIASQERKLMLQKQRNMFNPQISTKNILTKLKRSADSQSPRRLSGPMKGYDIRSNSSMSSLVDSDKSQHDRSQTDARLQISENESHFSKIDLPKSNKFTNFIEGSNTSFLRSDKSDEAIQSNVSQEKCLYKTQRDGNISKYEIKSRKFEEKMPKVDVTRLKSHQHSVDPKLISNHSISISGKYLFEKEKSPDMLEVQQNLNKSISEHIKSESDTLVEELSKKSKPSQVIDNHFQSIVSPRESLKAITTNSEILSEEVSSVSQDTILKTSKSSQVSEDILQTYSKSSKRSSKSIPTDMSKKTQYSSESKSNFKRRSSKCQKSKSSSSILTENILRSKSNSQMSEELVKHHNKRTKMEKEFIQFDKNDETALMDKHTKDKNFKLLTDRIDDYDSKENVFCQKMFDKSVNSYENSFCSQDKNGHNFDETSTKSQISNFAISHHSSGESDRNYSKSVVVRSQDHNLKTSKKLEQILNAREAALTSRKNCVEEWMAWHAKLRNEEDRVARMEQAALKLVTATSNVFSQQERSMCHFIDTTISSDTSDIEGRIELLTEKLAERRIEMSRLKREARKQTKQKLRTLEANLLHQIKKYDTTIYEMRKKLESKKGSSKDNEKLAIESKSLADFKIPEIPLKKLQDMFKSSDLLRSRSESDLFSTKKLPVKDSIKNINLLRDEIIEAKYDRNHSEKTLESSRSMRTLEQASSAKMSTANHRTQSVFDEIISEKIEIDKLGSAAMSSVSDGRSDKNIPCETGQYKDEIRNNQSISEDIRTEINTSKSETDILTQSEAKLSQHDTTIQSDLKEYKSDFDTFSEQSQARTISSQHSEHSHISSRKSSNIQNSNAEINTESVNESLDFSKKVDFLRLNNQNLNEDISSLENELKILSEMMSRFNKKSNEERKYESQNEERSTSKGISEILSVSDKNNEVYDEEIIKEDKSTDVELYEEKGNSDIPQYLTNNTKLESVTNISDNKIITKEDDNVISVMMPQNKISPSRSNIQEIDYKARSKKILNEIEKSIILEHIKATKDDLSRSEMLIENNNLSLHKKDEEVSCDTSVGIRSISEICSKTMQNEECINIMEFETVYSEENVDANIEEDSVNSYNLESHQSLESSKSSSLFLEKSNLAEKSKSSNQCTNINHSPIINVLNIETQSENKNDPSLKQVLQDISKQTIVTEYVNELLKRQISPQLSNSSKQNDSFKEPIDYMEDTVNDSKYQNINDICTASKIEGSELFLNESKEFNDNNKNEISFLQTDMGKPKEISQKSVQGSKHDAFHRALSISNQEVDKNGSQAHEGSINKSFDKDDWTASDSFDIHSAWKNSQSQISKLFNDDSSILSSSKDTFQSTNDSKNQINAITDIEDIENMSLFIPKSESTNIDIYGIKLDETILDSHFESSDNKAKNILNIITKDNDKEQYEEDTVHSIETDDFQKAIYDSVIKILDKVEKSIEDNSTRENVENHVHSIGSKTKIKVTVQEKEKPILSSFTLQDKCLKENKGNTIDTNEEAANRNINEEIIANEVSTETAIRLDVHTKIRDDDNTCLSESKSREIIITELEPGSAESEYLSELEIDAKVELAEEELIEINKSDNKEEIQDKITQEQKSLESIIEQDSSDGEQLDNLVEVTESVLDVIEKETKYFIDSITESEPTSHNKTDIQSVEIQENKIQSNVTPSTIINNVKTVENVEVIVSDVSPNIGDKTFDILKDPEYEDISEESLEVSEIFDKSELQKSAVLRKSSSIPERYEAIQKSGEVLKILDEIAQKFSSSSENDINKLQDNKYISGDNKKSQTEISDTDSIASSKVDNKAIDKHEQPLINNLESQQSKTEALEKENQLIKAVINPNKTEEKEKQEQDVLSESSEGRDTPKGVSEIEMDSPRDHNDSRLDIDVLNDDLLSNSNIENQNADSKNTFHATPIVATSEKDIEIMIDKLKASLKQPGMEADWEAKLLRIEQLQIELEIKKLEAEEVSFYVREIPNKPPPPYTPPGGGARISTSLGSSSPPPAVIPSNIEELTAFTEKATAIIFNAKEAGEDIMSLEAPPEICELTKENDETVKKDRRIYNTFLFDLCKETIAEVYQAEYEKPGPSWTKPNVKTKPTMKIPKTIQELNAYVNKEVATLFGFKTKLQRENMVMRWSRKRRDRVDELLAREAQAEEDEWTKFHHDELAVKNGLTVTILDTLLMETVNVVKVAYAKKRKVMV; this is encoded by the exons ATGCGAAGTAGTTCCAAAAAAGAAGATACTAATGCAAAAAAGAAATATGTTTTTTTCACTGATCCTGATATTATTGTTCAACGTGCTGAAACATCTGCAGCA CAGCAAGATTATATTACCAAGCAGCTATCTAAAGACAAACCACCTCATGTTCCACTTCAATTTGACTTGAAAAGTCTAGAGAACTTATCATATCATTCTGTCCAACCATATCCTTTCACGTTTATAAGTGCTCTGAAACGAAAACTTGCTTTAAACGATGGTTCCGAAGTCTATAGAAAAACACatgaattaaataataaaaatgcaatTAAGTCTCCAACAATATTAGAGTCTAATAGTGTGCAGAATTTGCATGAAGTTGTACAAAAAATGGATTTTATAAGGCCATTGAAAGCACCAGATCTGAAAATTTCTGCAAAGAAATTAGATTTCTCTAACAGAGAAAATTGTGCATCGAAAGAGTTGATATCACCAAAATTTGAGACACCTACTAAGGAATTTCACGaaagaggagagaaaccaaCAAAGAGCTTTGAACGAGTTCAAAGAAGATTAGATTTCTCAACATCAGATGTCTCATCTACTATTAACAGTGAAGTAGAACCACTAAAGGTGCcaaatatttctatatcttcaaatttatcaaaaaagaaagaatgcaTTAGAGAAAATTCtagagaaaaggaaaacaggTCTAAAAGAATTAGAAAAGATGAATCCTCATTCTCTAAACAAGATGATACAGTACAAGACTTTCTTAGAAGATCCAGAAGTCCAAGACATGCTTCTAGGAAAGATTTTTCTAATAATGTAAGTGAAAATACATTaggtataaaattaaaaaatgacagATTGTCATTTCATATTCCACGGGAAAGTGATTTTGTTCCAACAAAACCAAGACCAAAAAACTTTGCAACATCAACTGCTAAAAAGGTTAATGATAAGAAACATAGATCTATTAATACTAGATCTTTAAAGACAAGAGATATCTCTTTAGAATCTAAGAACAGATCTTATAGTAATGAATCACTTTCCGAACGATCTTCAAAATTATCAGACAAGGTCACAGTTAGAGAGTCTAAAAATATGTTTGAAAATTTCGATTACAAACATAAGGATGATTTACATACATTAAAACAAATAGATGATCAGAAATATATGTTTTCATCAGAAAGTAGACAAGTTCAACAACACAAAATAACATGTCAATCACAAGGAAAGACaggaaatgtattttttaaagagcagagtaaaagatttgaaaaagtaAAACCATCAACAAGTAAAATAGATggtaaaatgtatataataaactCTAAGGAGTCTGAAAGTATAGAGAGTGTAACTGATTCAAATATTAGTGTAAGAACTCAAAGTCCAATCACTGTCTCTACACAGCAGatgagaaataaaaattctgaaaaaGTTGCACAAAGTATTAACATTAGTAAATCAAATAAAGCTACTGAAGATTCAAAATATACAGATGATTCTTTGACACAATGTACTAGtgtaaatacaaagaaagaagaagaatcgTTTACACAAAGCATTGCTACTACAGTTAAACAAACTAGTAATAGTAATGAATCTAATTTAAACAACAGTATTTTATCAAGTGCATTATTAGATCCAAGAAGAATTTCATTTAGAGATGAAAATCGTTCACAGCAAGAGGACTTTTGTGATTTAATTACGCCAGATATGAATCTTATGCCTCGATCTAAGCGAAAACGGCAATTTATgcagaataataatatagaagcTGATTTTAAGTGTTCAAAACATAATATAGCTAAAACTGAAACAGAGCCAGAAAATATTTCATTG TTACATCCAACTGCCTTACACATGCAATTTCAAGCTGAGTTGCATCTTCTTGATTCATTTAATGAATCACTAAGGCAAGTCATGGATGttgaaaaatgtttatataATGTTAAACATGATCAAGAAAAAGAGTTACCATTACAACATAATCAGTCAAATGATCAAATAAAATCACATTTCTCTAAATCAATGGATGAAAGAAATATTGATGATATGGAACATTGCAATGAAATTAGTAGATCACAGAAACATGTTGCCACTGATAAAG CGTTTCCGACTCACAAAGTACATCATATTACAAGTCAAACTATGGGAAACGAGTTTGACAATGTAAATAAAGTAACTAAACCAGTAGTTAAAGCTGTAGAAGTACAAACCCAAACAGTAAATGACATGGCAACTCAAACAGATATACGTCCAACTCGACGGAATGTACAAAATAGATGCTCGGAGATATGTGGAATACCGTACGAACAAGAATTCATTGGAGACAGTGAAGTTCCACATCTTTCTTTAGATTCGGTAGAACAATTTGAAGATTTAGATCAAATAGAAGAAATATCGTTACCTAGTAAATTAAGAACGATGTCTGAAATAAGCTTACATGAAACCACATCGTCTATACGGACAGAGACTGGAACGGAAATTAGCATCTCTACTCGAGACTTAACTTgttcttttaataaatatctagATCTAGAG ATTGCACAGCTAATAAAAGACGAGAAACAGAGATATGATAAAATAGAGATGCTATTCAAATCTCGTGAAAAAACATTGAATGATCGAACTAAAAAGTTAGTGAAACTAGAAGAACAAAAACGGGCATTAAAAGATACTGGGCAAGATAGTCGTGTTAGCTCTGTGAAAAAGAAGCAGAGAGCTTTACTTTTAAAATTACAACAAGAAAAAGACGAAATGAACAG ATTAAAAGAGCTTCATAAAATTGCAAGCCAAGAACGTAAGCTTATGTTACAAAAACAGAGAAACATGTTTAATCCCCAAATATCcactaaaaatattttaacaaaactAAAACGAAGTGCAGATAGTCAGTCTCCAAGGAGATTATCTGGACCTATGAAGGGTTATGATATAAGGAGTAATAGTTCTATGAGTTCCCTAGTTGATTCTGATAAATCTCAGCACGATCGATCTCAAACAGACGCGCGCTTGCAAATATCAGAAAACGAATCACACTTTTCTAAAATCGACTTACcaaaaagtaataaattcaCGAATTTCATTGAGGGATCTAATACATCGTTTTTAAGATCGGATAAATCCGATGAAGCTATACAAAGCAATGTGTCTCAAGAAAAATGTCTTTACAAAACACAAAGGGATGGAAACATATCTAAATACGAGATAAAGTCAAGAAAATTTGAGGAAAAGATGCCCAAGGTGGATGTTACAAGACTGAAATCACATCAACATTCTGTTGACCCAAAATTGATCTCGAATCATTCCATAAGCATTTCTGGGAAATATCTTTTTGAGAAAGAAAAATCTCCCGATATGCTAGAAGTACAACAGAATCTAAACAAATCTATCTCTGAACATATTAAATCAGAATCTGACACTTTAGTAGAAGAATTATCTAAAAAATCAAAGCCTTCTCAAGTAATTGATAATCATTTTCAGAGTATAGTGTCCCCAAGGGAATCTTTGAAAGCTATTACTACGAATAGCGAAATTTTGTCAGAAGAAGTAAGTTCTGTTAGTCAAGATACCATATTGAAAACATCAAAATCATCTCAAGTGTCTGAAGACATTTTACAAACGTATTCGAAAAGTTCTAAACGAAGCAGTAAATCAATTCCGACCGATATGTCTAAAAAGACCCAATATAGTTCCGAATCTAAATCAAATTTTAAACGCAGAAGTTCAAAATGTCAAAAAAGCAAATCGTCATCTAGCATACTCACCGAGAATATATTACGATCCAAATCCAATTCTCAAATGTCAGAGGAGCTTGTCAAGCATCATAATAAACGAACAAAAATGGAAAAGGAATTTATTCAATTTGATAAGAACGATGAAACTGCACTTATGGATAAACATACAAAAGATAAGAATTTCAAATTACTAACAGATAGGATAGACGACTATGATAGCAAAGAGAATGTATTCTGTCAAAAAATGTTTGATAAAAGTGTAAACTCCTATGAAAATTCCTTTTGTAGCCAAGACAAGAATGGACATAATTTCGATGAGACATCCACAAAATCTCAGATTAGTAATTTTGCTATTTCTCATCATAGTTCCGGAGAGAGTGACAGAAATTATTCTAAATCCGTGGTTGTTAGATCGCAAGATCATAATTTGAAAACATCTAAAAAGCTTGAGCA AATTTTGAATGCACGTGAAGCTGCGCTTACATCGCGGAAAAACTGTGTGGAAGAGTGGATGGCTTGGCATGCGAAATTAAGAAATGAAGAAGATCGTGTTGCACGAATGGAACAAGCTGCGCTTAAACTTGTAACTGCAACATCTAATGTTTTTTCTCAACAAG AGAGAAGTATGTGTCATTTTATAGATACTACTATTTCATCGGACACGAGCGATATCGAAGGAAGAATAGAGTTACTCACTGAAAAATTAGCTGAAAGACGAATAGAAATGTCACGTTTGAAAAGGGAAGCCAGGAAACAGACGAAACAAAAACTTCGAACTTTAGAAGCTAATTTACTGCATCAAATCAAG AAATATGATACAACGATTTACGAAATGCGTAAGAAACTGGAGTCGAAAAAAGGATCTTCTAAAGACAATGAGAAATTAGCGATAGAGTCCAAATCTTTGGCAGACTTCAAAATACCTGAGATTCCTCTGAAAAAGCTACAGGATATGTTCAAAAGCAGCGATTTGTTGAGGTCTAGGTCGGAATCTGATTTATTTTCCACGAAAAAATTACCAGTAAAAGAttccataaaaaatattaatttattacgagATGAAATTATTGAAGCTAAATATGATAGAAATCACTCTGAAAAGACACTTGAATCTTCAAGAAGTATGAGAACATTAGAACAAGCAAGTTCCGCAAAAATGAGTACGGCAAATCACCGCACTCAATCAGTTTTTGATGAAATCATAtcagaaaaaattgaaattgataaACTTGGTTCTGCTGCGATGTCATCAGTCTCAGATGGACGATCTGACAAAAATATTCCTTGTGAAACTGGACAATATAAAGATGAAAtccgaaacaatcaaagtatTTCTGAAGATATTAGAACTGAAATTAATACATCGAAGTCTGAAACAGATATACTTACACAATCGGAAGCTAAGCTTTCTCAGCATGATACTACGATTCAGTCTGATTTAAAGGAGTATAAATCCGATTTTGATACATTTTCTGAACAGTCTCAGGCTAGAACTATTTCATCACAACATTCAGAACATTCACATATTTCTTCGAGAAAATCCAGTAATATTCAAAATTCTAATGCAGAAATCAACACTGAATCTGTTAATGAAAGTCTTGATTTTTCCAAAAAAGTAGACTTTTTGCgtttaaataatcaaaatttgaaTGAGGATATAAGCTCATTGGAAAATGAACTAAAGATACTTTCAGAGATGATGTCGcgttttaataaaaaatcaaatgaagaaagaaaatatGAGTCACAAAATGAAGAGAGAAGTACATCGAAAGGAATATCAGAAATACTTTCAGTATCTGATAAAAATAACGAAGTTTATGATGAGGAAATCATAAAAGAAGACAAAAGCACAGATGTagaattatacgaagagaaggGTAATTCTGACATTCCACagtatttaacgaataatacaaAATTGGAATCAGTTACTAACATCagtgataataaaattataacgaaaGAAGACGATAATGTAATATCTGTTATGATGCCTCAAAATAAAATATCGCCTTCTAGGTCAAATATCCAAGAAATTGATTATAAAGCGAGAagcaaaaaaattttaaatgaaatcgaGAAATCTATAATATTAGAACATATTAAGGCAACTAAGGATGATCTCAGTCGCTCAGAGATGTTAatcgaaaataataatttaagcttgcataaaaaagatgaagaagtGTCTTGTGATACTTCTGTTGGAATCAGATCCATATCCGAAATTTGTTCAAAAACAATGCAGAATGAagaatgtataaatattatggAATTTGAAACAGTATATTCTGAAGAAAATGTTGATGCAAATATTGAAGAAGATTCAGTTAACTCATATAATTTAGAGAGTCATCAATCATTGGAGTCGAGTAAAAGTTCTTcattatttttagaaaaatccAACTTAGCTGAGAAGAGTAAGTCTTCAAATCAATGCACAAATATCAATCATAGTCCAATAATAAATGTACTTAATATAGAAACTCAgtctgaaaataaaaatgatccATCTCTTAAACAAGTTCTGCAGGATATTTCAAAACAGACAATAGTTACAGAATATgtaaatgaattattaaaaagaCAAATTTCTCCGCAGTTATCAAATTCGTCCAAACAAAATGATAGTTTTAAGGAACCAATAGATTATATGGAAGATACAGTGAATGATAGTAAATACcaaaatataaatgatatatgCACAGCTTCAAAAATAGAAGGTTCAGAATTATTCTTAAATGAATCCAAAGAatttaacgataataataagaatgaaatttcatttctacAAACTGATATGGGAAAACCtaaagaaatttctcaaaaatctGTTCAGGGATCTAAACATGATGCCTTCCATCGCGCTTTAAGCATTAGTAATCAAGAAGTCGATAAGAATGGAAGTCAGGCACATGAAGGATCTATTAATAAAAGTTTTGATAAAGATGATTGGACCGCATCTGATTCATTTGATATTCATTCTGCATGGAAAAATTCTCAAAgtcaaatttcaaaattattcaaTGATGACTCGAGTATACTGTCAAGTTCAAAAGATACATTCCAGTCAACTaatgattctaaaaatcaaatTAACGCAATCACCGATAtagaagatatagaaaatatgtcACTATTTATTCCAAAAAGTGAATCTACTAATATTGACATATATGGAATCAAACTTGATGAAACGATATTAGATTCTCATTTTGAAAGTTCTGATAATAAAgctaaaaatattttgaatataattACGAAAGATAACGATAAAGAGCAATATGAAGAAGACACTGTGCACAGTATAGAAACCGATGATTTCCAAAAGGCCATTTATGATTCTGTGATTAAGATACTGGATAAGGTTGAAAAGAGCATTGAGGATAATTCAACAAGAGAAAATGTTGAGAACCATGTACATAGTATAGGAAGTAAAACCAAAATAAAAGTCACAGtacaggaaaaagagaaaccAATTTTAAGTAGTTTTACCTTACAAGATAAATGTTTGAAAGAAAATAAAGGTAACACCATTGATACTAATGAAGAAGCTGCTAACAGAAATATCAATGAAGAGATTATAGCTAATGAAGTTAGTACAGAGACTGCTATAAGACTAGATGTGCACACAAAAATCAGAGATGATGATAATACATGTCTTAGTGAATCTAAATCTCGAGAAATCATCATAACAGAATTAGAACCAGGGAGTGCTGAAAGTGAATATTTATCAGAACTCGAAATTGATGCTAAAGTAGAATTAGCAGAAGAAGAacttatagaaataaataaaagtgaTAACAAAGAAGAAATACAAGACAAAATAACACAGGAACAAAAATCCTTGGAATCCATAATAGAACAAGATAGTTCTGATGGTGAACAGCTTGATAATTTAGTTGAAGTAACTGAAAGTGTATTGGATGTTATAGAAAAAGAgactaaatattttatagattcTATTACCGAATCAGAACCGACTTCACATAATAAAACAGATATTCAAAGCGTTGAAatacaagaaaataaaatacaaagtaATGTAACTCCTTccacaataataaataatgttaaaacaGTAGAAAATGTTGAAGTAATTGTATCGGATGTCTCACCAAATATAGGGGATAAAACCTTTGATATTTTGAAAGATCCAGAGTATGAAGATATTTCAGAAGAAAGTCTCGAAGTTTctgaaatattcgataaaagtGAACTTCAGAAATCTGCTGTTTTACGAAAATCATCTTCTATACCGGAAAGATATGAAGCAATACAAAAATCAGGAGAAGTATTGAAAATACTTGATGAAATTGCACAGAAATTTTCATCAAGTTCAGAAAATGATATAAACAAACTTCAagacaataaatatatttctggaGATAATAAAAAATCACAAACTGAAATTTCTGATACAGATAGCATTGCATCTTCAAAAGTAGATAATAAAGCTATTGATAAACATGAACAACCTCTAATAAATAATTTGGAAAGCCAGCAGTCTAAAACAGAAGCActagaaaaagaaaatcaatTGATAAAAGCAGTGATTAATCCAAataaaacagaagaaaaagaaaagcagGAACAAGATGTATTATCTGAGTCAAGTGAGGGCAGAGATACACCAAAGGGTGTATCGGAAATTGAGATGGATTCTCCTAGAGATCATAATGATTCAAGATTGGATATCGACGTGTTAAATGATGATTTATTAAGTAATTCAAACATAGAAAATCAAAATGCAGATTCGAAGAATACATTCCATGCTACACCCATTGTTGCAACATCTGAAAAGGATATAGAAATCATGATAGATAAATTAAAAG CCTCATTGAAACAACCTGGTATGGAGGCAGATTGGGAAGCAAAACTGCTTCGCATTGAACAACTTCAAATTGAGTTAGAG ATTAAGAAATTAGAAGCAGAGGAAGTATCTTTCTATGTTCGAGAAATACCAAACAAACCACCACCTCCGTACACACCACCTGGTGGTGGTGCAAGAATTTCAACATCCCTTGGATCATCTTCTCCTCCTCCAGCCGTAATTCCCTCCAATATAGAAGAATTAACGGCATTTACTGAAAAAGCCACGGCTATAATATTTAATGCCAAAGAGGCTGGAGAAGATATCATGAGCTTAGAAGCTCCTCCTGAAATCTGCGAGTTAACCAAAGAAAACGACGAGACTGTAAAAAAGGATAGAAGAATTTACAACACATTCCTCTTTGATCTGTGCAAAGAAACAATCGCCGAAGTTTATCAGGCCGAATACGAAAAACCAGGTCCAAGTTGGACAAAACCAAATGTGAAAACAAAACCTACAATGAAAATCCCTAAGACTATACAAGAGCTTAATGCTTATGTGAATAAGGAAGTGGCCACGTTGTTCGGTTTCAAAACGAAACTGCAACGGGAAAACATGGTGATGCGTTGGAGCAGAAAACGAAGGGACAGGGTTGATGAATTATTGGCTAGAGAAGCTCAGGCCGAGGAAGATGAATGGACGAAATTCCATCATGATGAACTCGCGGTAAAAAATGGTCTTACTGTAACTATATTAGATACTCTGTTGATGGAAACTGTGAATGTAGTTAAAGTGGCATacgcaaaaaaaagaaaagtaatggtttag